DNA from Amycolatopsis sp. DSM 110486:
GGCGTGGTGAAGGTGCTCGGCTACGGCATGGTGACCGTTCCGGGCGGCTCGATGGCCGGCATCATCCCGCCCGGCACCACCGTGGTCTACAACTGGGGCGACGGCCGGGAGATCCACCGCGGCGACCTGGTCGTGTTCCAGGCCGACGCGCTGCCCGATATGCCGCCCGGCCGGCTCCTCAAGCGCGTGATCGCGGTCGGCGGCGACCGCGTGGTCTGCTGCGACCCTGGCCACCGCATTGAGGTGAACGGCAAGCCGGTCACGGAGCCCTACCTCGACCCGAAGGTGTCGCCCGCCGCGGCGGCGATGCCCTTCAGCGCGCAGGTGCCGCCGGGCACGATCTTCGTCGCCGGCGATACGCGTGACAACTCCAACGACTCGCGCATCTACGTCAGCGCACCCGGCGCGGGCGCCATCCCGCTGTCCAAGGTGGACGGTGTGGTCGTCGCGAAGGGCACGCTCTTCGCCTCGGAAAGCTTCAAGCCCACCACGGCGTTCACCGACGCGGGCCTCCCGGGCGCGTCCATCGAGGACACCGGCCTGACCACGGACCGTTACCTGGCCGCGGGTGGCGCGGCGGTGTTCCTGCTCGGGTTCATCGGCGCGATCGTCACCGGCGTGCGATCCGCCGCAAGACGACGGAAAGCGCCCCGCGAGTGTCCTGATCACGTGCAGGTTGCAGCCGAAGAGCGACCGGTAACGCCGCCGGGGCCGGCCCGATAGAGGGGCGTGACTGACTTCCCGGCGCCCCCGGCAGCGTCGCCTCGCACGCGCCGCTTTTCGCCGTTTCTGGCGCTTTTCGTGGTGTTCGTCCTGGCCGGCCCGGTGCTCGCGGGGACCGGGGTGGTCAAGCTGTTCGGCTACACCACCGTGCGCATCGGCGAACGCTCCATGGAAGCCACGGTCGGATATGACGAGCCCATGGTTCTCCACTGGGCCGGGAGCCACGAGATCCACCGGGGCGACCTGGTCTTGTTCCAGATCGACGCGTTTCCCGACTCGCCGCCCGGCTACCACCTCCTCGCGCGCGTGATCGCCGTCGGCGGTGACCGGGTGGTCTGCTGCGGGCCCGACAACCGGCTGCAGGTGAACGGCAAGTCCGTCACCGAGCCCTACCTCGATCCGGCGGTGCCGCTCTCGGCCGCCGCCTACGAGTTCACCGCGCAGGTGCCGCCAGGCTCAATTTTCGTCGCGGGCGACAAGCGCGACATCCCCGGCGATTCCCGCAACTATGTCTACGCGCCCGGCGACGGGGCCATCCCGCTGTCCAAAGTAGACGGAGTGATTGTCGCGAGGGGCACTGTCTTCTCCTCCGTGACCCTCAAGCCCACCACGGCGTTCACCGACGCCGGCCTGCCTGGAGCGTCCACCGCGGACACCGGACTCCACCTGGCCCGGTACCTGATCCTCGGTGGTGCCGCGCTGTTCGTGCTCGGGTTCATCTGCTTGATCGTGACCGTCGCGCGCTCCGGCGGAAGACGACGAAGAGCAGCCGTAGGCCCACCAATGCACTGATCACGAGCAGGTTGTAGCCGAAGACCTGGTTGAGCGTGAGGTCCGGCAGCAGCCGCGGGCCGCTCGTGCTGCCGAGCAGCAGCACGGCCATCAGGCCGGTCGCGATGCCGACGAACGCCAGCAGCACCTCGTGCACCAGGCCCGTCACGAGGTCGCGATCGCGTTCGTCGGAGAACAGCCGCACGTTGACCGAAAGGCGGCCCTCTTCGAGCGCCGCGCCGATCCGGTCGACGCGGCGGGGGAGCCGGCGCAGCACCGGCAGCAGGGCCAGCACCTCGTCGCGCACGGTCTCCGGCCGCAGGCGCGCGCCGATCTGCTCGGCGGCGAACGTGCGCGATTCGGCGACCACGTCGAAGCCGGGCGCGAGCGTGGCCAGGGTGCCTTCGGCGGTGGCGAGCGCGCGGAAGACGGCGGCGATGGGCGGCGGCACGGCGAGGCGGAAGTCGGCGACCACACGGAACAGGTCGGTGAACAGGTCGAACCCTGGCGCCCGGCCCGGGCTGAAGTGGCGCACGAGCAACGCGCCGAGCGCGCGTTCCAGGCGTTGCTCGTCGATCTCGTCGGGGCGGTCGACGATCTCCAGCAGGCCGTCGCGCAGTCCCGCCGGGTCGCCGCGGTCGAAGGCGAGCAGCAGGCTCTGGAGACCGGCGCGCAGGCCCGCGTCGAGGCGGCCGACGGAGCCGAAGTCGAGCAGGCCGAGGGTGCCGTCGTCGAGCAGGAGGACGTTGCCAGGGTGCGGGTCGGCGTGGAAGACGCCGTCGATGAGCACCTGATCGAGCAGGCAGCGCAGGAAAACCCGCGCGAGCTCTTCACGGTCGCCCGGCGCCGCGGTCGAGAGGGGTTTGCCGTCGAGGCGGCCCATCACGAGCACGCGCTCGGTGGACAGTGCCTTGTGGACGGTCGGCAGCGTTACCCCGGCCACGGGCCGCGCTGCCACGGCCTCGATGTTGGCCGCCTCTACGCGGAAATCCAGCTCCTCGGCCAGCGCGTCGGCGAAGCCGTCGGCCAGGTCGGTGACGCCGAGCGCCCTTGCCCAGCCGGCCCGTTCGTCGAGGAGCGCGGCGAGGCGGCGGACGATGTCGACGTCGCGTTCGGCCTGCGCGCGGATGCCCGGCCGCTGGACCTTGACCACGACCTCGGCGCCGGAGCGCAGCCGCGCGCCGTAGACCTGTGCGATCGACGCCGCCGCGAGCGGTTCCGGGTCGAACTCGGCGAACACGTCGTCGGGATCGGCGCCGAGTTCCTCGCGTAGCAGGGCGAACACGGCTTCAGCGGGTGCGGGCGCCACGCGGTCCTGGAGCCGGCCGAGCTCGTCGACGAAGGCGGGAGGCAGCAGGTCGGAGCGGGTGGAGAGCAGCTGGCCGAGCTTCACGAACGTCACGCCGCCCTCCTCCAGCGCGCGACGCAGTGACCGCGCGAGCTTGGCGTGGGCCGGGCCCGAGGCCGGGTTCGCGTCGGCCGGTGAGGTACCCGCCGAGGCCGTGGCCGATCGCGATGCGCATGATCCGCGAGTAGCGCCGGGTCCGCGCGACGCGGGCGCGCACCGAACGCAGCTGCCCGAACAGCCCGAGCCCGGTCCCCGACGGCGCGGCGAGCTCCGCGACGAACAGGACAAGCAGCGTCGCGGCCAGCGCGCACCCGGCCAGCGGGATGAGCAGCCCGACTGCCGCGCCGGCGCTGTCGAGTACCGCGAGCGGGAAGGTCCGCACCACCAAGCCGCCGACGACCCAACCGAACACCGCCGCGCACAGCGCCCGGACGTACCCGACCCGCACGCCGAGTACCCGCCGCGACGCGGCGACCAGCGGCCACAGCACGAGGACGTAGGCGAAGAGGCCGACCAGCAGGGTTTCCATGGTTGCCGAGCACACCAGGGTTCCCGGTCGTGCGGTTCCAGCCGCGGCGGGACCGCGCTCCCTCTCGCGGGGGACCGTGATGACGGACGGTGCCGGGTCACCTACTTTCGGACGTGGCCACGGGGATTGGTGAACTCCTAACGTCGTGGGGCGAACCGCGGTTGCCGGGTTTCCGGTGACCGGAGCGGACATTTCGGTGAAGGAGACGCGAATGAGGGCACGCGGGTTCGGGCGCATCGCGGCGATCGCGGTGGCGGTGGCGGCGCCGCTGGGTGTCGGGCTGGTCGCGGGGCCGGGCGCGGAGGCCGCCGCGGCGACGACGGTGTACTACACGTCGAGTGGGGCACCGGATTACGTGGCCCAGATCGACCAGGGCGCGGCGAACTGGAACGCCGTGGTGGCCGATGTGAAGCTCGTGAAGCGCTCGTCCGGGGCGACGGTGGTGTTCCACGAGATCCACAGTGGCGGGTCGTACACGCAGACCGATGGTCACGGGAATGGGGACGTGTATTTGGATACGTCTCAGGTGGAGGAGGGATTTGATCCGACAAGGATTGCGGCGCACGAGCTGGGGCACAATCTCGGGCTGCCGGATGATTACGACGGGCCTTGTTCGGAGCTGATGTCGGGGCACGGTCCCGGGACGTCGTGCACCAATGCCAAGCCCAGTGCGCAGGAGGCGGCGAAGGTGCAGCAGTTGTGGCGCAACGGGTTCGGAGGTGTTAAGGGCGTGGGGACTCGGGTTACGGCTGGGGTTTATTGATATTTTCCGGGATTTTCGGAACCGGGATTACAGGGGTGCGGGAAGGCGCCCCCGAAGGTTGATTGTGACTACGGTTCAGGGCCCTTTGTCAAGGCGGGAAAGAGTACCTTGACAAAGGGCCCTGAACCGCGTTTTAGCTTCGAATCGGGGCAGGGGAGGGACTGGGCGTTCCCGCGCGATTGGTAGATCGGCTGCGGTTTGTCGGGGGCGTTGGCCGGCGGTTTGTGGGTGTGGTTCCCGCTGTGGAGGGAGGCGGGAAGGCGAAGCGGCTGGGAGGATCCGGGGGTGGGAGTTCTCCGGCCGGTGGTGAGCGGGGTGACCTATCGCCGATGGGTCTACCTGATCCTGAGCGGGGCGATCAGCGTGCCGTACCTGTTGTTCGCGGCGGTGGCGGTGCCTTCGTTGGCGCCGTTCGTGACGTCGCTGGGGTGGGCGTCGGTGCTCGGGGTTTTGGTGACGGTGGTGGTGTTGGGGGCGACGTCGTTCCTGCCGGCGGTGCGGGTGCTGGAGGCGGCCGCGGTGCGGGAGCTGCTGGGCGAGGCGGCGGCGGGGCGGCCGGCCACCGTGCGGGCGCGGGCGCGGTACAGCCTGATGTTCGTGCTGCACGTCGGGGTCGGGGCGGTGGTGAGCACCGTGACGCTCGCGGTACCGGTGGGGTTCGGGTTTTCGGTGAGCGCGGTGTTCACGGGGAAGCTGGTGGACAACGGCACCGAGGTCGTCGCGGTGGACCGGGGGTGGGGGTCGGCGTGGCTGCCGGTGGCGTTCGCGGCCGCGTTCGTGGTGCTGGTCTACGTGGTGTGGGGCGTCGGCGGGCTGCTGCGGCGGGCGGCGGGGGCGTTGCTGGGGATGTCGGCGGCCGAGCGCATCGCGCAGCTCGAGCGGCGGACCGAACAGCTGGCCGAGCGCACCCGGCTCGCGCGCGAGCTGCACGATTCGGTGGGGCACGCGCTGTCCGTGGTGACGGTGCAGGCGGGGGCCGCGCGCCGGACGCTGCGGACCGACCCGGGGTTCACCGAGCAGGCGCTCACGGCCATCGAGGAATCGGCGCGCACTGCGCTGGACGACCTCGATCACGTACTCGGGTTGTTGCGCGACGGGGCTTCGTCGCGCAACCCGCAGCCGGGCCTGGCGGAGCTGCCGGCGCTCGTCGAGGCAACGCGGCTGGCGGGCACGGAAGTGCACGCCGACGTGCAGGGTTCGCTGGGTGCGGTGCCCGCGGTCGTGTCGCGTGAGGTGTACCGGATCCTGCAGGAGTGCCTGACCAACGCGGTGCGCTACGCGGGCACGGTGCCGGTGAGTGTCGCCGTGGTGGTGTCGGCGGGGCAGCTGTGCGCGACGGTGGCGAACCCGCTGGGCGTGCCCCGCCCACCGCGGGCCCGAGGTGGGCGGGGCCTTCGGGGCATGGCCGAGCGTGCGGAGCTGCTGGGTGGCAAGCTGGCGGCGGGACCGGCGGGGGACCGGTGGGAGGTCGTGGTGACGGTGCCGTGGGGGAACCGATGAAGGTGACCGTGCTGCTGGTCGACGACGAACAGCTCATCCGCGCCGGCCTGCGCGCGATCGTCGACGCGGAGCCGGACCTCACGGTGGTCGGCGAGGCCGCCGACGGAGCCGAGGTGCCGGGCCTGGTCGCACGCCTGCGTCCCGACGTGGTGCTGATGGACGTGCGCATGCCCGCCGTCGACGGGATCCGCGCGACGCAGCACCTGATGTCTACTGTGGACGCTCCGCCGAAGGTGATCGTGGTGACCACCTTCGAAAACGACGACTACGTCTACGACGCCCTGCTCGCCGGCGCCAGCGGCTTCCTGCTCAAGCGCGCCCGCCCGGAGGAGATCGTCGCGGGCATCCGCACCGTGGCCACAGGTGAATCACTGCTCTTCCCGGCCGCCATCCGCCGCCTCGCCGCCGCCCACCCCCGCGGCCCGGCCCGCGACGGCCTCACCTCCGCCGCCCTCACCGACCGCGAGCGCGAAGTCCTGCGCCTCATGGCCGCCGGCCTGTCCAACACGGAAATCGCCACGGACCTCTACCTGGGCCTCCAAACGGTCAAAACCCACGTCGGCAACATCCTCTCCAAACTCGGCGCGCGCGACCGCACCCAGGCGGTGATCCGGGCTTACGAGTCGGGCTTCGTGACGCCGAAACCCTGAGCGGCCCGCACGTCTCGAATCCCGGCCCAGCCGCGCGCCGACGAAGCCACGGCCAGGTCGGTCGGCTCGTCAAGCCGAGCGACTGACCGCCACGTCGCGGCCGATGCCGCGGAGCACCTCGACGCGGTCGGAGCCCGGGCGGCTCAGGACCCAGCTCGAGCCGGGGACCGCTTTGGCTCGCTTTTTGAGCGGGGCGAGCAGGCGGGAGGCGTCGCGGTAGGAGGGGATGGAGCCGCTGCCGCAGACGACGGTGGCCAGCGACACGGTGACCGGCATGCCCTCGGCGGACCAGTGCGTGTCGAGGAGGGCGGCGGCGACCGTGCCGATCTCGTCGACGTCGCAGACGATGAGGAAGTCGTCGCCGCCGACGTGGCTGACGCGCATGCGCGGGAGGCGCCGCGAGAGGCCCGTGAGGGTTTCGCCGAGGGCGCGGATGAGGTCGTCGCCCGCGGCGAAGCCGGCGTTGTCGTTCACGGACTTGAAGGAGTCCACGTCGAGCCACGCCGCCACGAACTGCTCGCCCGTGGAGATGCGGCGTTCGACGTCGCGCGCCACGGCCTCGCTGCCGGGCAGCCGCGTGAGCGGGCTCAGGGTCACGGCCTCCTCGACCTTCGCCTCGGCGACGCCGCGGACCACCTCGGTCACCAGGACCACGCCAAGAGTCCGGCCGGCGTTGTCGACCACGACCACGTCGTCGCCGGTGCGGCCCCAGTCGGCGTCGGTGACCAGCTCGAGGAACTCCAGCGCGCTCGCCGTGGCGTCGATGGTGTGCGGTTTGTCGGCCAGCCGCTCGGCCGGGCGCTTGGCGTGCAGGGCGTGGCCGTACGGGCCGGTCACGGCGACCAGGAACCGCGTGCGGTCGACCGACCACTGTGGACGGTTGTGCTCGTCGACGCCGATCACGCCGGTCGGGGCGTCGGCCGCCGCGAGGACCTCACGCACGGCGTCGCAGGTCGCGTCGGACGGCAGCGTGGTGGCGGGACGCAGGAAGTCGCCGACGCGGGGCGCGGTGGGCGGCGCGGGCGAGCGGCGGTCGTCGGGCACCACGGCGCCGGCCGACGGCGCGCTGCGGTGCGCGGCCGGGGGCGCCAGGAGGTTGCCCTGCGCGATGCGCACGCCGAGGTTCTGCGCCGCGTCCAGCTGCGGACCGGTCTCGATGCCGGTCGCGACGAGCCGGATGCCGGTGCGCGTCGTGAAGTGCAGCAGCGACTCGACCACGGCCACCGCCGCCGGCTCGTCCGGCAGGCCGCGCAGCACGCTGCGGTCGAGCTTCACCAAGTCCACGGGCGCTTGGGCCAGCAACGCGAGCGGGAGGTCGCCGCGACCGAGGCCGTCGAGCGCCAGCCGGAAGCCCAGCTCCGACAAAGCCCGCATACCGCCCAGAAGCCGGTCTCCGGGCAGGTGCGTGAACGGCGGGCCGATCTCCAGGACCACGTCACGTGTGCGGCGGCCGGCGGCACCGAGCTCGGCGATCAGCTCGTCGAACGCGGCGGGGCCCGACGCGAGCGTGCGGGCGGAGATGTTCAGGTGCAGGGGCAGCGCGCTCGGGCGCTCGGCCTCCTGGCGCACCGCGGCCGCGGCGAGGCCCAGGTCGACCTCGGCCAGGCGGCCGGCGCGGCGGGCTTCGGCGAGCAGCTCGTGGGCCGTGCCCTTGCCGGGGCGGGCGAGCGCTTCGTACGCGACAACGCCGCCGGTGTGCAGGCTGTACATCGGCTGGAAGGCGAACCGGACCGCACGGGGCGTCGTCACCCGGAGATCGTCGCATCCTCTCGCGCGGAAACGAAACCGTTGTCGGCAGATGTTCACCGCGCCGGAACCTGAGTTACCTGAATCGGAGTAGCGAAATCGGTAGCGATCACCCGTTCGGGATGGATTTCCGTGGGCCGTTCGGAAGTGTGAAAATTCCCGTCTTCACCATGCACTCACACGAACTCGCACACCGTCCGTGGTGGCCCGGCTCGCGGCAGTGACCAGCGGGTCCGTCCACCTGGAGCTTGATCGTTTGACCCGAAGAATTTTCGGATACGGAATTCGCGGACCGTCCCCGTCCGGCCCGCCGCTTCCGCACGTGGTACCGCTCCCGGCTGTGCGCCGGAGCATTCGGCCGCCGATTTCGACGCCGTTACCGAATCGTATTCGGCCGGCGGCCCGCGAGCCGCGCGCGCAGCGTCGGCGGCGCCGCGCGGAACAGCCGGGCCATCGCCGCCGCCGTGCCCGGCAGGTCTTCCCGGCCCGACGTGTAGGCCTGCTGCACCGGAGCCGGCAGCGCGAAGAAGAGGTCGAAGAACTCGGCGAGCTCGGCGGGCGACATCCGGCGCAAAGCGCGCAATCCGTACTGCCGCAGGGAATGCACGGCCCGCGCCTCGGTCGTCCACAGTGTCCGGCGGGCCGCGCGCACGGCTGCCCGTGGCCCGGCCTCGAAGGCGCCCGCCAGCGCCGCGGCCACGCGCGGAGCCAGCCGCAGCGCGGTCGCGACGCTGTACCCGGTGGCGGGGTGCACGAGCCCGGCGGCGACCCCGAACGGGACCACCGCGCCGCGCCCCGGCAGCGGTACGTCGAGCACGATCCGCACCCGTTCCTCCCGGCCGTGCGGCCGCAGCCCCGCGCCCGCGAGCCGGGTCCGCAGCCGCGCGGCGAGCTCTTCCACCGGCACGCCCGGCCGGTGCGCGAGTGACGTCTCTTCGACGAGCACCGAGCCGTCGCCCAGCGGGAGCAGGTAGCGGAAGCTCGGCGCGCCGTCGCGCCAGTCCATGAACACGGCCGTGTCCGAAGCGCCGGGCACCAGCCGCTCGGCGTCGGCGGCCGGCAGGACCAGCCCGTACGCGGTCTGCTCGGCGCGGTGCCCACGAGGCGGGCCGCCGGACAGCACCCGGTTCCGCCCCGACGCGTCCACGACTACCGCCGTGGCGAGCCGACGGTCGTCGGCGAGCACCACCGTCGAGCCGTGGTGCCCGTGCTCGGCGCGCGCGACCCGCCCGGCCACCACCGTCACCGGCGCGGCCGTGAGCCACGACCGCAGACCGGCGTTGTCGAGCACGAGGTAGCCGCGGTCGAGCCGGTGCTCGCACGTGCCGAACGCGACCGTCGCGCTGGGTGCCGACGCGATCACCTCGCCCGGCAGCCCGGGCAGCTCGTCGGCCCACGCGCTGTAGGTGGCACGCCACGGTGCCTGCGGCGCGGCGTCGACGAGCGTGGTCGCGAGCCCGCGCCGGGCGCAGGCGCGCGCCAGCGCCCACCCGGCGGGCCCGCCGCCCGCGATCAGCACGTCGCTCACCCGTCCGATCCTGCCGTATCCGGCGAGTCCGCCGGGGGCCGGACAGATACGGTGGAGCGCATGGCCGAGACCGACCCGAGAGCCGCGCGCAGGGACCCGTCGAGCTCCGTGGGCGGGTTCACGGACCTCGCCACCAGCCCGTTCCGCATCGATCGCGACCGCATCGCCGCGTCGCCGTTCTTCGCGCGCCTGGGCGGGGTCACGCAGGTGGTCAGCGCCGGCGGCGCCGGGCTGCTGCACAACCGGCTCACCCACAGCCTCAAGGTCGCGCAGGTCGCCCGCGCGATCGCCGAGCGGATCACCGCGGCCAGCGAGTCGGCCGAGCTGGCCGCGAAGCTCGGCGGCTGTGACCCCGACGTCTGCGAGGCCGCCGCGCTCGCCCACGACCTCGGGCACCCGCCGTTCGGCCACCTCGGCGAGCAGACGCTCGACCGCATCGCCCGCCACCGGTTCAGCCTGGCCGACGGCTTCGAGGGCAACGCGCAGACGTTTCGCATCCTCACCACCACCGACGTGCGCGGTCCATCGGCGATCGGTCTCGACCTCACCGCGGCCGTGCGCGCCGCGGTGCTGAAGTACCCGTGGGCGCGGCTGCACTACCCCGAGCCGCACCCCACGGAAATGCGCACGCCTCCCCGCGGCGCGGCCGAGCCCGACGGCTCACCGGGCACCGGCGCGAGCAAGTTTTCCGCCTACGCCACCGAACTCGACGACTTCGCGCAGGCGCGTGGCCCGTTCATCGGGCGCATCGAGCCCTGGCAGCAGACCGTGGAGGCGTCGGTGATGGACACCGCCGACGACATCGCCTACGCGATCCACGACCTGCAGGACTTCCACCGCATCGGCGTGCTGCAGCACGCGCCGGTCGCCGCGGAGCTGGGGGAGTGGCTCGACCAGGCGCTGGAGCTGGCCTCGCTCGACGACGAGCGGGTCGCCGCGGAGCTGCGCCGCCCCGGCCGTTCGCTCGAACAGCTGCGCCGGCGCATGCACCTCAAGGACGGCTGGATCGCCGACGACGACGCGTTCGCCGCCGCGGTCCGGCGCGTGCAGCGAGAGCTCGTCGACGGGCTGCTGGAGAACGGCTTCGACGGTTCGATCGAGGCCGAGCAGGCCACGGCCGCGTTCTCGGCCGGCTGGATCTCGCGGCTCGTCGACGGCGTCTTCGTGCTGTCCTCGCCCTCCACTCGGTCCGGGCACGTCTCGCTGCGCACCGCGCAGTGGCACGAGGTGCAGGTGCTCAAGTTCGTGCACCGCCGGTTCGTGCTCCTGCGCCCGGACCTCGCGCTGCACCAGCGCGGGCAGGCCAGCCTCGTGACCACGCTCGTCGACGCGCTCGACGCGTGGCTGCTCGACCGAGACGAGATCGGCCGGCTGCCCCGCCGGCTGCACGACCTCGTGGAGCTCGCGCAGGACGAGTACGCCGGACTGGTCCACACCATGCCGGAAGTGCTCGTGGGCGCGACCGGCGAACGCGTGGAGGGCACCGACGCAGTGCGCGGCCTCGCGCGCGGGCGCGCCGTGGTCGACTTTGTGGCTTCGCTCACCGACAAGCAGGCCGTGACGCTGCTCGACGCGCTGTCCGGGCGCGCCGCGCAGCCGTGGTCGGACTCGTTCGTGCTCTGAGGCCGCGCTCCGAAAGGCTGCCCGACCCGGCGCTTCGGGGCGGCACTGCCGCTGAATGGCCTACGACCTCCGGTGGGTATGGGAAAATCACGGCCATACGTCACTCTAACGGCTTCTTTTTCCGATTTACCCACGGTACTTAGCTGGATCCAGCCGGTGATCACCGGCGTTGGCCAGCGTGAGTCGGGGCACGCGGTGCGAGATACGGAGGCGCACGTGCGTCGAAGCCGTTCGAAGAGACCCACCGGAGCCAGAACCAGAACCAGAGCCGCGAGCCGGACGACCGTCCTGGCCGCCGGCGCCGCGGCGCTGATCGCCGCGCTGGGCATCGTCACCCCGCCGGTCGCGGGCGCCGCCACGGCGTCCACACCGGACTCCTTCTCCGACAACTCAGCCCGGCAGATCGCGGCACTGCAGTCGATCAAGACCGGGCAGACCAAGGCAGAGTCCAAACTGGACAGCCGCCTGCTCGTCACGCAGAAGCTGCGTTCCCAAAAGCTGAGTGCCTCGGCCGTACCCGCGCTGGGGGCGGGTACGGCGAGCACCGCGGTCGTGGACATCCGTGTCACCAAGGTGTCCGACGCGCTGGTGAACGACCTGCGCAAGGCCGGCGCCGCCGTGCGCACGGTGTCGGACAAGGCCGCGAGCATCCGCGCCGAGGTGCCGCTCGCCGCGTTGCCGGCGATCGCCGCGCGCGCCGACGTGAAGCGGGTCGAGACCGCCGACCAGGCGATCACCGCCCGTGAGCTGGAAACCAAGGCGGGACAAGGGAAAACGGCGCCCGTCGAAACCAAGCAGCAGAAGGCCGCCCGGCTCGACGCCGCGTTGAACCAGGCCCTCGCGGCCAAGAACCGGCGTGCCGCCGCGGCCACCATCACCAGTGAGGGCGACCGCGCGCACAACGCCGACCTCGCCCGCCAGCAGTACGGCGTCACGGGCACCGGCGTGAAGGCGTGTGCGCTGTCCGACGGCGTCGACTCGCTCAAGGTCTCGCAGGCCAAGGGTGAGCTGCCGGCCGTCGACGTCGTTCCCGGCCAGGCCGGCGACGGCGATGAGGGCACCGCGATGCTCGAGATCATCCACGACCTCGCGCCCAACGCGGCTCTCGGTTTCGCCTCCGCGTTCGCCTCCGACGCGAGCTTCGCCGACAACATCCGCAAGCTGCGCTTCGAGTCGCACTGCGACGTGATCGTCGACGACGTCATCTACTTCAAGGAATCCCCGTTCCAGGACTGGATCATCGCCCAGGCCGTGAACGACGTGACCGCCGACGGCGCGCTCTACTTCTCCTCCGCGGGCAACGAGGGCAACGTCGCCGACGGCACCGCCGCCCACTGGGAGGGCGACTTCGCCGACTCCGGCAAGTCGGTCGGCAAGTTCGCCGGCACCGCGCACAACTTCGCGGGCGCGGCGGGCAACCAGATCTTCGAGCCGATCTCCGACGCGTCGTCGGGGAACATCCCCGTGACGCTGCACTGGTCCGACCCGCTCGGCGCTTCGGGCGACGACTACGACCTCTACCTGCTCGACGCGGCGGGCAACGTCGTCGCGTTCAGCCAGGACGTGCAGGACGGCACCCAGGACCCGTACGAGCAGCTCGCCACCCCGCTCTTCGGTGGCACCGGTCTGCGGCTCGCGGTGGTCAAGTTCTCCGGCGAGGGCCGCTACCTCTCGCTGACGGCGTTCGGCAGCCGCTTCCGCGACTCGGCCGATGGCCTCAAGGCCTTCAGCACCCCGGGCGTCACGGTCGGGCACTCCTCGGCGCGCGACGCGTTCTCCGTCGCCGCGGCACCCGCGGCCGCCGCGTTCGGCCGGGCGCTCGAGCCGGGTGACCCGGCCAACCCGACCGGTCCGTTCCCCGGCGCGTTCTCCTCGGCCAGCAAGGCCGAGCGGTTCAGCTCCGACGGCCCGCGCCGGATGTTCTACGAGGCCGACGGCACGCCCATCACGCCGGGCAACGTCTCCTCGACCGGCGGCGAGGTCCGCGACAAGCCGGAGATCACCGCGGCGGACGGCGTCCGCACCTCGGTCGGCGGGTTCGACCCG
Protein-coding regions in this window:
- a CDS encoding response regulator transcription factor — its product is MKVTVLLVDDEQLIRAGLRAIVDAEPDLTVVGEAADGAEVPGLVARLRPDVVLMDVRMPAVDGIRATQHLMSTVDAPPKVIVVTTFENDDYVYDALLAGASGFLLKRARPEEIVAGIRTVATGESLLFPAAIRRLAAAHPRGPARDGLTSAALTDREREVLRLMAAGLSNTEIATDLYLGLQTVKTHVGNILSKLGARDRTQAVIRAYESGFVTPKP
- a CDS encoding sensor histidine kinase, which translates into the protein MGVLRPVVSGVTYRRWVYLILSGAISVPYLLFAAVAVPSLAPFVTSLGWASVLGVLVTVVVLGATSFLPAVRVLEAAAVRELLGEAAAGRPATVRARARYSLMFVLHVGVGAVVSTVTLAVPVGFGFSVSAVFTGKLVDNGTEVVAVDRGWGSAWLPVAFAAAFVVLVYVVWGVGGLLRRAAGALLGMSAAERIAQLERRTEQLAERTRLARELHDSVGHALSVVTVQAGAARRTLRTDPGFTEQALTAIEESARTALDDLDHVLGLLRDGASSRNPQPGLAELPALVEATRLAGTEVHADVQGSLGAVPAVVSREVYRILQECLTNAVRYAGTVPVSVAVVVSAGQLCATVANPLGVPRPPRARGGRGLRGMAERAELLGGKLAAGPAGDRWEVVVTVPWGNR
- the lepB gene encoding signal peptidase I, translating into MTEPDFPPPPAPVQVKRRFSPPLAIFLVFAVAGAVAGAIGVVKVLGYGMVTVPGGSMAGIIPPGTTVVYNWGDGREIHRGDLVVFQADALPDMPPGRLLKRVIAVGGDRVVCCDPGHRIEVNGKPVTEPYLDPKVSPAAAAMPFSAQVPPGTIFVAGDTRDNSNDSRIYVSAPGAGAIPLSKVDGVVVAKGTLFASESFKPTTAFTDAGLPGASIEDTGLTTDRYLAAGGAAVFLLGFIGAIVTGVRSAARRRKAPRECPDHVQVAAEERPVTPPGPAR
- a CDS encoding GGDEF domain-containing protein, yielding MTTPRAVRFAFQPMYSLHTGGVVAYEALARPGKGTAHELLAEARRAGRLAEVDLGLAAAAVRQEAERPSALPLHLNISARTLASGPAAFDELIAELGAAGRRTRDVVLEIGPPFTHLPGDRLLGGMRALSELGFRLALDGLGRGDLPLALLAQAPVDLVKLDRSVLRGLPDEPAAVAVVESLLHFTTRTGIRLVATGIETGPQLDAAQNLGVRIAQGNLLAPPAAHRSAPSAGAVVPDDRRSPAPPTAPRVGDFLRPATTLPSDATCDAVREVLAAADAPTGVIGVDEHNRPQWSVDRTRFLVAVTGPYGHALHAKRPAERLADKPHTIDATASALEFLELVTDADWGRTGDDVVVVDNAGRTLGVVLVTEVVRGVAEAKVEEAVTLSPLTRLPGSEAVARDVERRISTGEQFVAAWLDVDSFKSVNDNAGFAAGDDLIRALGETLTGLSRRLPRMRVSHVGGDDFLIVCDVDEIGTVAAALLDTHWSAEGMPVTVSLATVVCGSGSIPSYRDASRLLAPLKKRAKAVPGSSWVLSRPGSDRVEVLRGIGRDVAVSRSA
- a CDS encoding snapalysin family zinc-dependent metalloprotease, with amino-acid sequence MRARGFGRIAAIAVAVAAPLGVGLVAGPGAEAAAATTVYYTSSGAPDYVAQIDQGAANWNAVVADVKLVKRSSGATVVFHEIHSGGSYTQTDGHGNGDVYLDTSQVEEGFDPTRIAAHELGHNLGLPDDYDGPCSELMSGHGPGTSCTNAKPSAQEAAKVQQLWRNGFGGVKGVGTRVTAGVY
- the lepB gene encoding signal peptidase I; translation: MTDFPAPPAASPRTRRFSPFLALFVVFVLAGPVLAGTGVVKLFGYTTVRIGERSMEATVGYDEPMVLHWAGSHEIHRGDLVLFQIDAFPDSPPGYHLLARVIAVGGDRVVCCGPDNRLQVNGKSVTEPYLDPAVPLSAAAYEFTAQVPPGSIFVAGDKRDIPGDSRNYVYAPGDGAIPLSKVDGVIVARGTVFSSVTLKPTTAFTDAGLPGASTADTGLHLARYLILGGAALFVLGFICLIVTVARSGGRRRRAAVGPPMH
- a CDS encoding lycopene cyclase family protein, translated to MSDVLIAGGGPAGWALARACARRGLATTLVDAAPQAPWRATYSAWADELPGLPGEVIASAPSATVAFGTCEHRLDRGYLVLDNAGLRSWLTAAPVTVVAGRVARAEHGHHGSTVVLADDRRLATAVVVDASGRNRVLSGGPPRGHRAEQTAYGLVLPAADAERLVPGASDTAVFMDWRDGAPSFRYLLPLGDGSVLVEETSLAHRPGVPVEELAARLRTRLAGAGLRPHGREERVRIVLDVPLPGRGAVVPFGVAAGLVHPATGYSVATALRLAPRVAAALAGAFEAGPRAAVRAARRTLWTTEARAVHSLRQYGLRALRRMSPAELAEFFDLFFALPAPVQQAYTSGREDLPGTAAAMARLFRAAPPTLRARLAGRRPNTIR